The proteins below come from a single Panicum hallii strain FIL2 chromosome 7, PHallii_v3.1, whole genome shotgun sequence genomic window:
- the LOC112901520 gene encoding 1-aminocyclopropane-1-carboxylate synthase-like, with the protein MGGGSAELLSRIAAGDGHGENSSYFDGWKAYDINPFDLHRNPDGVIQMGLAENQLSLDLIEEWSINHPEASICTAQGASQFRRIANFQDYHGLPEFREAMAKFMGQVRGGKVTFDPDRIVMSGGATGAQDTLAFCLADPGDAYLVPTPYYPAFDRDCCWRSGIKLLPIECHSSNNFALTREALVAAYDGARSQGIRVKGILVTNPSNPLGTIMGRGTLAMLAEFATEHRVHLICDEIYAGSVFAKPDFVSIAEVVERDVPGCDMDLIHIVYSLSKDFGLPGFRVGIIYSYNDAVVACARKMSSFGLVSSQTQYFLARMLSDSEFMARFLAESARRLAARHERFTSGLRDVGISCLPGNAGLFSWMDLRSMLRDKTPEAELELWRVIIHKVKLNVSPGTSFHCGEPGWFRVCHANMDDETMEVALDRIRSFVQQEHKAKAKRWAARGPLRLSLPRRGGATASHLALSSPLALMSPQSPMVHAS; encoded by the exons ATGGGTGGCGGCAGCGCTGAGCTCCTCTCGAggatcgccgccggcgacggccaCGGCGAGAACTCGTCCTACTTCGACGGGTGGAAGGCCTACGACATAAACCCTTTCGACCTGCACCGCAACCCCGACGGCGTCATCCAGATGGGCCTCGCCGAGAACCAA CTGTCGCTGGACCTGATCGAGGAGTGGAGCATCAACCACCCGGAGGCGTCCATCTGCACGGCGCAGGGCGCCTCGCAGTTCCGGAGGATAGCCAACTTCCAGGACTACCACGGCCTGCCGGAGTTCAGAGAG GCGATGGCCAAGTTCATGGGGCAGGTGAGGGGCGGGAAGGTGACGTTCGACCCCGACCGCATCGTGATGAGCGGCGGGGCCACCGGCGCGCAGGACACGCTCGCCTTCTGCCTCGCCGACCCCGGCGACGCCTATCTCGTGCCCACGCCGTACTACCCAGC TTTCGACCGCGACTGCTGCTGGAGGTCAGGGATCAAGCTGCTGCCGATCGAATGCCACAGCTCCAACAACTTCGCCCTCACCAGGGAGGCGCTCGTCGCGGCGTACGACGGCGCGCGGAGCCAGGGCATCCGCGTCAAAGGCATCCTCGTCACCAACCCCTCCAACCCGCTGGGCACCATCATGGGCCGCGGCACGCTGGCGATGCTCGCCGAGTTCGCCACGGAGCACCGCGTCCACCTCATCTGCGACGAGATCTACGCCGGTTCCGTGTTCGCCAAGCCGGACTTCGTGAGCATTGCCGAGGTCGTGGAGCGCGACGTCCCCGGCTGCGACATGGACCTCATCCACATCGTCTACAGCCTCTCCAAGGACTTCGGCCTCCCGGGCTTCCGCGTCGGCATCATCTACTCCTACAACGACGCCGTCGTGGCCTGCGCGCGCAAGATGTCCAGCTTCGGCCTCGTCTCCTCCCAGACGCAGTACTTCCTGGCGAGGATGCTCTCGGACAGCGAGTTCATGGCCCGCTTCCTCGCCGAGAGCgcgcggcggctggcggcgcggcaCGAGCGCTTCACCTCGGGCCTCCGCGACGTCGGCATCAGCTGCCTGCCCGGCAACGCGGGGCTCTTCTCGTGGATGGACCTGCGGAGCATGCTCCGGGACAAGACGCCCGAGGCCGAGCTCGAGCTGTGGCGGGTGATCATACACAAGGTGAAGCTCAACGTGTCGCCCGGCACGTCgttccactgtggcgagcccgGGTGGTTCCGCGTCTGCCACGCCAACATGGACGACGAGACCATGGAGGTCGCCCTCGACCGCATCCGCAGCTTCGTGCAGCAAGAGCACAAGGCCAAGGCCAAGCGCTGGGCCGCCAGGGGCCCCCTCCGCCTCAGCTTGCCGCGCCGGGGTGGCGCCACCGCTTCGCACCTCGCGCTCTCCAGCCCTCTGGCGTTGATGTCGCCGCAGTCACCCATGGTTCACGCTAGCTAA